In Gadus macrocephalus chromosome 4, ASM3116895v1, the following proteins share a genomic window:
- the LOC132455990 gene encoding growth arrest and DNA damage-inducible protein GADD45 gamma-like, with amino-acid sequence MESTGKALKEALVSAQSEERLTIGVYESAMIMNDDPDSVSFCVLAVDEDFECDIALQIHFTLIQSFCFDNEISIVRVSNMQRLAQIVGDEAGQFKDAHCLLITNPTDGSWEDPSLEKLHLFCQESRGQNDWLPEVALFER; translated from the exons ATGGAGTCTACTGGCAAAGCCCTGAAGGAAGCTCTTGTCTCTGCTCAAAGCGAAGAGCGTCTGACCATTGGAGTCTATGAGAGTGCCATGATCATGAATGA TGATCCGGACAGCGTGTCCTTCTGCGTGCTGGCCGTGGACGAGGACTTTGAGTGCGACATCGCTCTGCAGATCCACTTCACCCTCATCCAGTCCTTCTGCTTTGACAACGAGATAAGCATCGTGCGCGTGAGCAACATGCAGCGCCTGGCCCAGATCGTGGGCGACGAGGCCGGACAGTTCAAAGACGCCCACTGCCTCCTCATCACG aaCCCCACCGACGGCTCATGGGAGGACCCGTCTCTGGAGAAGCTGCACCTGTTCTGCCAGGAGAGCCGCGGGCAGAACGACTGGCTGCCGGAGGTCGCCCTCTTCGAGCGCTGA
- the LOC132455996 gene encoding growth hormone receptor-like encodes MAASLSLLLSLLILGTLSAQELASEHVLPHLTSCVSNDMETFRCSWNVGTFQNLSQPGDLRLFYIKKNLQSLRECPQYGPPGTSECYFSENHTSIWIYYSVQLFSRDRAVLYDERIFPIEEIVQPDPPVELNWTLLTVAPSGTHFDVRLSWKAPQTADVKTGWMRLEYEVQHREGDADAWKSKDLQRNTVTSLYGLQTNVDHEVRVRSRMLSFKEFGAFSDSLFIRVASQVSRFPIAILLIFAALCFLGVLMLVMQQRLMVILLPWVPGPKIRGFDPELLKNGKLSELMSALGTHDELKSTNNNQSDPWVEFIDLDIEEEEEEEGSCGPGDAGSPSSPRAPLSSLGLRDDSDSGRDSCCCCDGPSDHGRSSSCEPPAPRGPARDPSAWPTRERAGPVGLPAADLYTLVSHVHGSGEVLLKAGEEEAQRKEEEEEEEEKHKQEEEEEEEKENATIDFRLVMTADAEEAETWGYSSERDAGKTSVGEPSVPPSALPSWGCQGCPQGAYTAAQPLSYTLVEGVDKQNSLLLGPNNTPVAWLCTPKSVPTPEGYLTPDLLRDITP; translated from the exons GGGCACGCTTTCTGCACAGGAACTGGCCTCTGAGCATG TCCTTCCCCATCTGACCAGCTGTGTTTCTAACGACATGGAAACCTTCCGCTGCAGTTGGAATGTCGGAACATTCCAGAACCTATCACAGCCCGGAGACCTCAGGCTATTCTACATTAAAAA GAACCTCCAGTCCCTCAGAGAGTGTCCCCAGTACGGCCCCCCCGGCACCAGTGAGTGCTACTTCAGTGAGAACCACACCAGCATCTGGATTTACTACAGTGTGCAGCTCTTCTCCCGGGACCGCGCCGTCCTCTATGACGAGAGAATCTTCCCCATCGAGGAGATCG TTCAACCCGATCCACCTGTGGAGCTGAACTGGACCCTGCTGACAGTGGCCCCGAGCGGGACCCACTTCGACGTCAGGCTGAGCTGGAAGGCCCCGCAGACGGCCGACGTCAAGACGGGCTGGATGAGGCTCGAGTACGAGGTGCAGCACCGCGAGGGGGACGCCGACGCCTGGAAATCG AAAGACCTTCAGAGGAACACGGTTACCTCACTCTATGGGCTGCAGACCAACGTGGACCACGAGGTCAGAGTGAGGTCTAGGATGCTGTCCTTCAAGGAGTTTGGAGCTTTCAGCGACTCCCTATTCATCCGTGTCGCCTCCCAAG TCTCCAGATTCCCTATTGCCATCCTCTTGATTTTCGCTGCCTTGTGTTTCCTTGGCGTTCTAATGTTGGTCATGCAACAAAG GTTGATGGTTATACTCCTGCCTTGGGTTCCTGGACCTAAAATCAGAGGATTTGACCCAGAACTACTCAAG AACGGCAAGCTGTCGGAGCTGATGTCCGCTCTGGGGACGCACGATGAACTGAAGTCTACCAACAACAACCAGAGCGACCCCTGGGTGGAGTTCATCGACCTGGacatcgaggaggaggaggaggaggagggctcatGCGGGCCCGGGGACGCCGGCTCCCCCTCCTCGCCCCGCgcgcccctctcctccctggggCTCCGGGACGACAGCGACTCGGGCCgggacagctgctgctgctgcgacgGCCCGTCCGACCACggccgctcctcctcctgcgaGCCCCCCGCACCCCGCGGCCCCGCCCGGGACCCCTCCGCCTGGCCGACCCGGGAGCGGGCGGGCCCCGTGGGCCTCCCCGCCGCCGATCTGTACACCCTTGTGAGCCACGTGCACGGCTCCGGAGAGGTGCTCCTCAAggccggggaggaggaggcacagcggaaggaggaggaggaagaggaggaggagaagcacaagcaggaggaggaggaggaggaggagaaggaaaacgCAACGATCGACTTCCGGCTGGTGATGACGGCGGACGCGGAAGAGGCTGAAACCTGGGGGTACTCCTCAGAGCGGGACGCGGGCAAGACGAGCGTAGGGGAGCCCAGCGTCCCACCGTCAGCCCTGCCTTCCTGGGGGTGCCAGGGCTGTCCCCAAGGGGCCTACACGGCTGCACAACCCCTGAGCTACaccctggtggagggggtggacaAGCAGAACAGCCTGCTGCTGGGGCCCAACAACACACCCGTCGCCTGGCTATGCACGCCCAAGTCTGTGCCGACGCCTGAGGGATACCTGACCCCCGACCTTTTGCGGGACATCACGCCCTAG
- the nim1kb gene encoding serine/threonine-protein kinase NIM1 — protein MAGGQYQVAPPGRGPSLCSLTDGSDVGPEEGDPDDGTHSNPLKRLTSSMRTDEKVRKELIIGRRVGFYKVRGEIGCGTFSRVKLAFHALTKDKVALKILDKTRMDVQAQRQLAREIANTERLQHPNVVRLYEVVETPCRLYLVLEYAGGGDLHTRICDRGKMAADCCKVAFAQILFAIKYLHNNMIIHRDLKAENVLFTARGCVKVADFGFSTRVPGPDRALDTFCGSPPYAAPELFRDESYLGPPVDVWALGVLLFFMATATMPFRADTLGKLRRCVLDGTYAVPPWVPGPCQRLIKGMLRPLPEDRHAVDQMLGCDWLLPVEFPWPLLGPVPPGWTDREEEEEVEEEVRAGLEELGFTREHAGSQQGPPQNSRSPVTGAYRILLHRTQRRRGCETVPVVRGMVQDPRREGLKAYRGLRHSSKLCVVS, from the exons ATGGCAGGAGGCCAGTACCAGGTGGCCCCGCCCGGGCGCGGGCCCAGCCTGTGCAGCCTGACGGACGGCTCCGACGTGGGCCCCGAGGAGGGGGACCCCGACGACGGCACCCACTCCAACCCCCTGAAGAGGCTGACCAGCTCCATGCGCACGGACGAGAAGGTGAGGAAGGAGCTCATCATCGGCCGCCGGGTGGGCTTCTACAAGGTCCGCGGGGAGATCGGCTGCGGGACCTTCTCGCGGGTCAAGCTGGCCTTCCACGCCCTCACCAAAG ACAAGGTGGCCCTGAAGATCCTGGACAAGACGCGGATGGACGTCCAGGCCCAGAGGCAGCTGGCCCGGGAGATCGCCAACACGGAGCGGCTGCAGCACCCCAACGTGGTGCGTCTGTACGAGGTGGTGGAGACCCCCTGCCGCCTCTACCTGGTGCTGGAGTACGCGGGCGGGGGGGACCTCCACACCCGCATCTGTGACCGAGGCAAGATGGCCGCCGACTGCTGCAAGGTGGCCTTTGCGCAGATCCTGTTTGCCATCAAGTATTTG CACAACAACATGATCATCCACCGGGACCTGAAGGCGGAGAACGTGCTGTTCACGGCGCGCGGCTGCGTCAAGGTGGCCGACTTCGGCTTCAGCACGCGGGTCCCCGGCCCGGACCGCGCCCTGGACACCTTCTGCGGCTCGCCGCCCTACGCGGCGCCCGAGCTGTTCCGGGACGAGAGCTACCTGGGCCCCCCGGTGGACGTGTGGGCCCTGGGGGTCCTGCTCTTCTTCATGGCCACCGCCACCATGCCCTTCCGGGCCGACACCCTGGGCAAGCTGCGGCGCTGCGTGCTGGACGGCACCTACGCCGTGCCGCCCTGGGTGCCGGGCCCCTGCCAGAGGCTCATCAAGGGCATGCTGAGGCCCCTGCCCGAGGACCGCCACGCCGTGGACCAGATGCTGGGCTGCGATTGGCTGCTGCCCGTGGAGTTCCCCTGGCCCCTGCTGGGCCCGGTGCCCCCCGGATGGACggaccgggaggaggaggaggaggtggaggaggaggtgcgggCGGGCCTGGAGGAGCTGGGCTTCACCCGGGAGCACGCGGGGTCCCAACAGGGGCCCCCCCAGAACAGCCGGAGCCCGGTGACGGGCGCGTACCGGATCCTGCTGCACCGCACCCAGAGGAGGCGGGGCTGCGAGACGGTGCCGGTGGTGCGGGGCATGGTGCAGGACCCCAGGCGGGAGGGCCTGAAGGCCTACAGGGGCCTCAGACACTCCTCCAAGCTCTGCGTGGTCTCCTGA
- the LOC132455989 gene encoding growth arrest and DNA damage-inducible protein GADD45 gamma-like → MTLEEVITEQASVERAAQCHGACLEEVLLSAQDNDCLTVGVYESAKIMNLDPDSVSFCVLAVDEDFECDIALQIHFTLIQSFCFDNEISIVRVSNVQRLAEIVGEKAGQFEDAHCLLITNPTDGSWEDPSLEKLHLFCQESRGQNDWLPEVALFER, encoded by the exons ATGACTCTTGAGGAAGTGATCACCGAGCAGGCTTCCGTGGAGCGCGCGGCCCAGTGCCACGGCGCGTGTCTGGAGGAGGTTTTGCTGTCCGCTCAGGACAACGACTGCCTGACCGTGGGCGTGTACGAGTCCGCTAAGATAATGAACCT TGATCCAGACAGCGTGTCCTTCTGCGTGCTGGCCGTGGACGAGGACTTTGAGTGCGACATCGCTCTGCAGATCCACTTCACCCTCATCCAGTCTTTCTGCTTTGACAACGAGATAAGCATCGTTCGGGTCAGCAACGTGCAGCGCCTTGCCGAGATCGTGGGCGAAAAGGCCGGACAGTTTGAAGACGCCCACTGCCTCCTCATCAcg aaCCCCACCGACGGCTCATGGGAGGACCCGTCTCTGGAGAAGCTGCACCTGTTCTGCCAGGAGAGCCGCGGGCAGAACGACTGGCTGCCGGAGGTCGCCCTCTTCGAGCGCTGA